A window of the Kosakonia sp. BYX6 genome harbors these coding sequences:
- a CDS encoding ABC transporter substrate-binding protein, with amino-acid sequence MARLLNRLTTTPTHFTLALKIALLSSVVAFSGAAFADEPLKEGITPATDASQVPAAAKLRKDTVVAGISEPQGIFNPYFFVNGWDENVTNVIFSRLIDWDSHGKLVPGLAESWTVSPDNKVYTIKLRPNLTFSDGSPLTAEDVAFTLTVLYDPKYDGDTDITLANIAGGAEYKAGKADSVSGLKVIDPLTLQVTTTQPGATTLSKIGGPVLSKAYYGKDYQRGNLDYLRTLHGKPLGNGPYVYEKYIPGQEIRFHANTHFYRGTPPTPRFIYRVTNPSTNFQLFQTGETDYDAFTSRPDDIEQLKLLGFANINLYGSSDYSQVEFNVRRPALQDVKVRQALIYGLDRQKLIDVVYQGYGKVAIEPIAPISWAYNADGVNPYKFDPTQAKRLLDEAGWKPGPDGIRVKDGKRLELTLLASKKVLNDALIPIAKENWQQIGVLLKPQVVDFNALMAQRKSGNYDLASFSTSTLNDPHDGVWDFYSTEAKESGYNNPQVDKLINDGNAVLDIEKRKPIYHQLYTVLAEDPPVIFLGYRQILSASSARVTGFKPDIYNGLTGSLPNVKIVK; translated from the coding sequence TTGGCCAGGTTACTGAATCGCTTAACAACAACACCCACGCATTTCACCCTTGCTCTGAAAATTGCTCTGCTCAGCAGCGTAGTCGCTTTTTCGGGTGCCGCTTTCGCCGATGAACCCCTAAAAGAGGGCATTACGCCCGCGACGGACGCCAGCCAAGTCCCGGCGGCGGCGAAGCTGCGTAAAGACACGGTGGTGGCGGGTATTTCTGAACCGCAGGGGATTTTTAACCCCTACTTCTTCGTCAATGGTTGGGATGAAAACGTCACCAACGTCATCTTCTCGCGCCTGATTGACTGGGACAGCCACGGCAAGCTGGTGCCGGGCCTGGCGGAAAGCTGGACGGTCAGCCCGGACAACAAAGTCTATACCATCAAGCTGCGCCCCAATTTGACCTTCAGCGACGGCTCGCCGCTCACCGCCGAAGATGTCGCTTTCACTCTAACCGTGCTGTACGACCCGAAATATGACGGCGATACCGATATCACCCTCGCCAATATCGCGGGCGGTGCGGAATACAAAGCCGGAAAAGCCGACAGCGTCAGCGGCCTGAAAGTGATCGACCCGCTGACCCTGCAAGTCACCACTACCCAACCGGGCGCGACCACGCTGTCTAAAATCGGCGGGCCGGTACTCTCCAAAGCGTATTACGGCAAAGATTACCAGCGCGGGAACCTTGATTATCTGCGCACGCTGCACGGCAAGCCGCTCGGTAACGGGCCGTATGTCTACGAAAAATACATTCCCGGCCAGGAAATCCGTTTCCACGCCAACACCCATTTTTATCGTGGTACCCCGCCCACACCGCGCTTTATTTACCGCGTGACCAACCCCTCGACCAACTTCCAATTATTCCAGACTGGCGAAACAGATTATGACGCCTTCACCTCGCGCCCGGATGATATCGAACAACTGAAATTGCTCGGCTTCGCCAACATCAATCTGTATGGCTCCAGCGACTACAGCCAAGTGGAGTTCAACGTGCGCCGCCCGGCCTTGCAAGACGTGAAAGTGCGCCAGGCGCTGATTTACGGCCTCGATCGCCAGAAACTGATTGATGTGGTGTATCAGGGCTACGGCAAAGTGGCGATTGAGCCGATTGCGCCGATCTCCTGGGCGTATAACGCCGACGGCGTGAACCCGTACAAATTCGACCCTACACAGGCGAAGAGATTGCTGGATGAAGCAGGCTGGAAACCGGGGCCGGACGGCATCCGCGTGAAAGACGGTAAACGGCTGGAACTGACGCTGCTGGCAAGCAAAAAAGTGCTCAATGACGCATTAATCCCGATTGCCAAAGAGAACTGGCAACAGATTGGCGTGCTGCTAAAACCGCAAGTTGTCGACTTCAACGCGCTGATGGCGCAGCGCAAATCGGGCAATTATGACCTCGCGTCTTTCAGCACCAGCACGCTGAACGATCCGCATGATGGCGTGTGGGATTTTTACAGTACGGAAGCGAAAGAGTCCGGCTATAACAATCCACAGGTCGACAAGCTGATTAACGACGGCAATGCGGTGCTGGATATCGAAAAACGCAAACCGATTTATCACCAACTCTACACCGTGTTGGCGGAGGATCCGCCGGTAATTTTCCTCGGTTATCGCCAGATTTTGTCGGCGAGCAGCGCCCGCGTCACCGGCTTTAAGCCGGATATTTACAACGGGCTGACCGGCAGCCTGCCGAATGTGAAAATCGTTAAGTAA
- a CDS encoding ABC transporter permease produces MRNFILRRLLQTVPMLLLASLIIFMLFAKTPGDFIDGNITLTAARAAELKAIYGLDQPLFTRYLHWLGQLLRGDLGFSLQYQIPVSQLLNQYIWNSFLLASVALVFYWGIGLAVGIASALKPNSLFDHLVSVAVFAAMSFPTFFLCLLLIKWFAVDLHWLPVGGMTNTGSDDSGLAWMMQVAAHLVLPVMALVMLQAGSLTRYFRASMLDVVKMDFIRTARAKGLRERTVIFKHALRNALLPIITLLGFELPGLFSGAIITEKVFNWPGAGHIHIDSLAARDYPVLMGFTLFLAVLTILGNLLADVLYAWADPRIRVRS; encoded by the coding sequence ATGCGAAATTTTATCCTCAGGCGACTGCTGCAAACCGTGCCAATGCTGCTGCTCGCGTCGCTGATCATCTTTATGCTGTTCGCGAAAACGCCCGGCGATTTTATCGACGGCAATATCACGCTGACCGCCGCCCGCGCGGCGGAACTGAAAGCCATTTACGGCCTCGACCAACCGCTGTTCACCCGCTACCTGCACTGGCTCGGTCAGTTGTTGCGCGGCGATCTCGGTTTCTCGCTGCAATACCAAATCCCGGTCAGCCAGTTGCTTAACCAATACATCTGGAACTCGTTTTTACTGGCAAGCGTCGCGTTAGTCTTTTATTGGGGAATTGGCCTGGCGGTAGGCATTGCGTCGGCGCTGAAACCCAATTCGTTATTCGATCACCTGGTCAGCGTCGCGGTGTTTGCCGCCATGTCGTTTCCGACCTTTTTTCTCTGCCTGCTGCTCATCAAATGGTTCGCGGTGGATTTGCATTGGCTGCCCGTTGGCGGCATGACCAACACCGGCAGCGACGACAGCGGCTTGGCGTGGATGATGCAGGTCGCGGCACACCTGGTGCTGCCGGTGATGGCGCTGGTGATGTTGCAGGCGGGCAGCCTGACGCGCTATTTCCGCGCCAGTATGTTGGACGTGGTGAAGATGGATTTTATCCGCACCGCGCGCGCCAAAGGGCTGCGCGAACGCACGGTGATTTTCAAACATGCGCTGCGCAATGCACTGTTGCCGATTATCACCCTGCTCGGTTTTGAACTGCCGGGGCTGTTTTCTGGCGCGATCATCACCGAAAAGGTGTTCAACTGGCCGGGCGCGGGGCATATCCATATCGATTCGCTGGCGGCGCGTGATTACCCGGTGCTAATGGGCTTCACCCTGTTTCTGGCGGTATTAACTATTCTCGGTAATTTGCTGGCCGATGTGTTGTACGCGTGGGCCGACCCGCGTATTCGGGTGAGGTCGTGA
- the opp4C gene encoding oligopeptide ABC transporter permease, which translates to MLGSLFSTHRRLRKADIPALAQATPSPWRQAWKALRHNQLAMLCLVLLVAMALWCMLGPIWSPWKDDATDALMINKPPGAEHWLGTDFLGRDVYTRLLLAGRISLIIGLLTMLLSVALGYLLGAVSGYAGGWTDKLIMRLADLVMTIPSLPLLIVAGAMLSELDFSAESRIYMVVIMLSLLEWPKLARLVRGQILSLRERDFMLATKVLGLSARRRLFGHLLPNTVPILVVMATMAVANAILMESALSYLGLGVVPPTPSWGNMMDAANSLIDFQRRPWLWMPPGIAIFITVIAINVLGDGLRDALDPKMKRSLK; encoded by the coding sequence ATGCTCGGTTCTCTGTTCTCCACCCATCGCCGCCTGCGCAAAGCGGACATCCCGGCGTTGGCGCAGGCCACGCCTTCGCCCTGGCGACAGGCATGGAAAGCGTTGCGCCACAATCAGCTGGCGATGCTGTGCCTGGTGTTGCTGGTGGCGATGGCGCTCTGGTGCATGCTGGGGCCAATCTGGTCGCCGTGGAAAGATGACGCCACCGACGCGCTGATGATCAACAAACCGCCCGGCGCCGAACACTGGCTGGGCACGGATTTTCTCGGCCGCGATGTTTACACCCGGCTGCTGCTGGCGGGGCGCATTTCGCTGATTATTGGCCTGCTCACCATGCTGCTGTCGGTGGCGCTCGGCTATTTGCTCGGCGCGGTGTCAGGTTATGCGGGCGGCTGGACCGACAAACTGATTATGCGGCTGGCGGATCTGGTGATGACCATCCCGAGCTTGCCGTTGCTGATTGTTGCTGGCGCCATGCTCTCAGAGCTGGATTTCTCCGCAGAATCGCGCATCTACATGGTGGTTATCATGCTGAGCCTGTTGGAGTGGCCAAAGCTGGCGCGGCTGGTGCGCGGGCAAATTTTGTCCCTGCGCGAGCGCGATTTTATGCTGGCAACAAAGGTGCTTGGCCTGTCGGCGCGCCGCCGCCTGTTTGGTCATTTGCTGCCGAACACGGTGCCGATTCTGGTGGTGATGGCGACGATGGCGGTGGCAAACGCCATTTTGATGGAATCCGCGCTGAGCTACCTTGGTCTGGGCGTTGTTCCGCCGACGCCATCGTGGGGCAATATGATGGACGCCGCCAACAGTCTGATCGATTTTCAGCGCCGCCCGTGGCTGTGGATGCCGCCGGGCATCGCCATTTTTATCACCGTGATTGCCATCAATGTGTTGGGTGACGGCCTGCGCGATGCGCTCGATCCGAAAATGAAACGGAGCCTGAAATGA
- a CDS encoding fumarylacetoacetate hydrolase family protein encodes MKLLSFVNPTSGEKTWGCIDGEQVFDLGKRLSAYFPDLKSAIAGNALAELASIIPAQADFHADEIHFLPVIENPNKIFCVGMNYMEKRIEFEQTIDAPTLFVRFPDTLCAHGEAVCKPDSSNEFDYEGELAVVIGKPTDNVSRDKALEHVAGYSCFMDGSVRDMQYTWFTSGKNWRKTGAFGPWMVTRDEINDPQDLAISTWLNGNRVQNDSTHNMINSVAVLVEYISRFSPLQAGDVIITGSPGGVGKKRTPPLFMQEGDVIEVEIGKIGRLVNRVTALSNAMA; translated from the coding sequence ATGAAGTTACTCAGTTTTGTTAATCCGACATCCGGTGAAAAAACATGGGGCTGCATCGACGGCGAGCAGGTTTTTGATTTAGGTAAACGCTTATCGGCGTATTTCCCGGATCTGAAATCGGCGATTGCCGGTAATGCGCTGGCGGAATTAGCGTCTATTATTCCGGCGCAGGCCGATTTTCACGCCGACGAAATTCACTTTTTGCCAGTGATTGAAAACCCCAATAAGATTTTCTGCGTAGGCATGAACTACATGGAAAAGCGGATCGAGTTTGAACAAACTATCGATGCGCCGACCCTGTTTGTTCGCTTCCCGGATACCCTCTGCGCCCATGGCGAAGCGGTGTGCAAACCCGACAGCAGCAATGAGTTTGATTACGAAGGTGAACTGGCGGTGGTGATCGGCAAGCCAACGGACAATGTGAGCCGTGACAAGGCGTTAGAGCATGTCGCCGGTTACAGCTGTTTTATGGACGGATCGGTTCGTGATATGCAGTATACCTGGTTCACGTCTGGCAAAAACTGGCGAAAAACCGGCGCGTTCGGGCCGTGGATGGTGACCCGCGATGAGATCAATGACCCGCAAGATCTCGCCATCAGCACCTGGTTAAATGGCAACCGGGTGCAGAACGATTCGACCCACAATATGATCAATTCCGTCGCGGTACTGGTGGAGTACATCTCCCGTTTTAGCCCGCTACAGGCAGGTGATGTGATTATTACCGGCTCGCCGGGCGGAGTGGGAAAGAAACGAACGCCGCCGTTGTTTATGCAAGAAGGCGACGTTATCGAAGTGGAAATCGGCAAAATTGGCCGCCTGGTAAACCGGGTGACCGCCTTGTCGAACGCAATGGCGTAG
- a CDS encoding ABC transporter ATP-binding protein: MSHPYVIEVDGLKKHFPLREGVFGQETGQLRAVDGVSFKIRQGTIFGLVGESGSGKTTVGRTLLGLYDKTAGSVKYRGQELHDLSPKALRALRPKIQLVFQDPYSSLNPRIRIGDAIGEAMLEHKLCSRAELYDKVIAVMKICGLSPQHYNRFPHEFSGGQRQRIGIARALILNPDFIIADEPISALDVSIQAQIINLFADLRDDLGVTFLFISHDLGVVEHLCDDVAVMYLGQLVETASRDALFSQPLHPYTQALLAAVPTLDPLREPVAVVQGEIPDPSRPPSGCRFSSRCPLATAQCRQDVPVLREVAPGHRVACHLVD; this comes from the coding sequence ATGAGCCACCCTTATGTTATTGAAGTTGACGGGCTGAAAAAGCACTTCCCTCTGCGTGAGGGGGTGTTTGGACAGGAAACCGGGCAGTTACGCGCAGTAGATGGCGTCAGTTTCAAGATTCGTCAGGGCACCATTTTCGGGCTGGTGGGCGAATCCGGCAGCGGAAAAACCACCGTCGGGCGCACGCTGCTGGGGCTGTACGATAAAACTGCCGGCAGCGTGAAATACCGGGGCCAGGAGCTGCATGATTTGTCGCCGAAAGCGCTGCGCGCCCTGCGCCCGAAAATCCAGTTGGTGTTTCAGGATCCGTACAGTTCGCTGAATCCGCGGATTCGCATTGGCGATGCGATTGGCGAAGCGATGCTCGAACACAAGCTGTGCAGCCGCGCCGAGTTGTACGACAAGGTGATTGCGGTGATGAAAATCTGTGGGCTGTCGCCACAGCATTACAACCGTTTTCCCCATGAGTTTTCCGGCGGCCAGCGTCAGCGCATCGGCATTGCTCGCGCGCTTATCCTCAACCCGGATTTTATTATTGCCGACGAGCCGATTTCGGCGCTGGATGTCTCTATTCAGGCGCAGATTATCAACCTGTTCGCCGATCTGCGTGACGACCTCGGCGTCACCTTTCTGTTTATCTCGCACGATCTTGGCGTGGTGGAGCATCTGTGCGATGACGTGGCGGTGATGTATCTCGGACAACTGGTGGAAACCGCCAGCCGCGATGCACTGTTCAGCCAGCCGCTGCATCCTTACACCCAGGCGCTGCTGGCGGCGGTGCCAACACTGGATCCCCTGCGCGAGCCGGTTGCCGTGGTGCAGGGCGAAATTCCTGACCCGTCACGTCCCCCGTCGGGTTGCCGGTTTTCGTCTCGCTGCCCGCTGGCAACCGCGCAATGCCGTCAGGATGTTCCGGTGCTGCGTGAAGTCGCGCCCGGACACCGTGTGGCCTGTCATTTGGTGGATTAA
- the ttdA gene encoding L(+)-tartrate dehydratase subunit alpha, with protein sequence MSTSEAISSLTDVMTRFTGYVGKRLPTDVMKKLEALRAEEDAPLAMAVYDSMFENQKRADELDRPCCQDTGVIQYFITCGAKFPYLSGLESILKTATLEATKKAPLRHNAVETFIEKNTGTNTGSRIPWLDWDIIPDDDSCTIEVYMAGGGCSLPGAAKVLMPGQGYEGVNQFVFDVITSYGVNACPPLLVGVGVSTSVETAARLSKKAILRPVDSTHPNPDAAKMEALLEEGLNKVGLGPQGMGGKASVMGVNIESSARHPSTIGVAVSTGCWAHRRGAIRFSADLSYEILSHQGAVL encoded by the coding sequence GTGAGCACATCTGAAGCAATTTCGTCATTAACTGACGTGATGACCCGCTTTACCGGGTATGTTGGCAAACGCCTGCCGACCGATGTTATGAAAAAACTTGAAGCACTGCGTGCCGAAGAGGACGCGCCGCTGGCAATGGCGGTTTACGACTCAATGTTCGAAAACCAAAAACGGGCCGACGAGCTGGATCGCCCATGTTGCCAGGACACCGGCGTGATTCAGTATTTCATCACCTGCGGGGCGAAATTCCCGTACCTGAGCGGCCTGGAATCGATCCTCAAAACCGCCACGCTGGAAGCCACCAAAAAAGCGCCGCTGCGCCATAACGCGGTGGAAACCTTTATCGAGAAAAACACCGGCACCAATACCGGCTCGCGCATTCCCTGGCTGGACTGGGACATCATTCCCGATGACGACAGCTGCACCATTGAAGTTTATATGGCCGGCGGCGGTTGCTCGCTGCCGGGCGCGGCGAAAGTGCTGATGCCGGGCCAGGGCTATGAAGGCGTGAACCAGTTTGTTTTTGACGTTATCACCTCTTACGGCGTGAACGCCTGCCCGCCGCTGCTGGTAGGCGTTGGAGTGTCGACATCGGTAGAAACCGCCGCGCGTCTGTCGAAGAAAGCGATTTTGCGCCCGGTCGACTCCACACACCCAAACCCGGACGCCGCCAAAATGGAGGCGCTGCTGGAAGAGGGGCTGAACAAAGTTGGGCTGGGGCCGCAGGGCATGGGCGGTAAAGCCTCGGTGATGGGGGTAAATATTGAATCGTCCGCGCGCCATCCATCGACCATTGGCGTCGCAGTTTCGACCGGTTGCTGGGCGCACCGTCGCGGCGCCATCCGCTTTAGCGCCGATCTCTCTTACGAAATTCTTTCCCATCAGGGGGCTGTATTATGA
- a CDS encoding SymE family type I addiction module toxin — MVWYDYLPLQGAWISQAGFTPGMAIKIRVMPDCIVITTQNSRELWGCAEGLSVTYFSKKKMNQWIKDFPGALNYTADIPVIRRK, encoded by the coding sequence GTGGTCTGGTATGACTATCTGCCGCTACAGGGCGCATGGATTTCGCAGGCGGGCTTTACGCCGGGTATGGCGATTAAGATCAGGGTGATGCCCGACTGTATCGTTATCACCACCCAAAACAGCCGCGAGCTGTGGGGCTGCGCAGAAGGGTTAAGCGTCACCTATTTCAGCAAAAAGAAGATGAACCAGTGGATCAAGGACTTTCCGGGGGCGCTGAACTATACCGCCGATATTCCGGTTATCCGGCGGAAGTAG
- a CDS encoding ABC transporter ATP-binding protein, which produces MSEPLVAFNQLSVSFAAEQGRVRAVQEVSFIINAGQTIGVVGESGCGKSVTALSLMGLLPPQAARIDGGQILFQGNDLLRLKPAKMADLRGNQLAMIFQEPMTALNPVLTIGEQLCEPLIRHRGETPKAAWQHATQLIHEVGLARAESLMSSYPHQLSGGMLQRIMIAMALSCQPKLLIADEPTTALDVTVQAQILRLLRDQARAQQMALMLITHDLGVIAQMAEHVVVMYAGRVVEQGPTAEVLRNPLHPYTKGLIASRPVPGERRRRLYSIPGQVPDLAALPPYCAFYDRCERATAQCRRGVPPLIGQTRQAACIHSEFAEPVA; this is translated from the coding sequence ATGAGCGAACCGCTGGTCGCTTTCAACCAATTATCGGTCTCCTTTGCCGCCGAACAGGGTCGGGTGCGGGCGGTGCAGGAGGTGTCGTTCATCATCAATGCCGGGCAGACCATTGGCGTGGTTGGTGAATCCGGCTGCGGCAAAAGCGTCACCGCCCTGTCATTGATGGGGTTGTTGCCCCCGCAGGCGGCACGCATCGACGGCGGGCAAATTCTCTTTCAGGGCAATGATTTGTTGCGCCTGAAACCCGCGAAGATGGCCGATCTGCGTGGCAATCAACTGGCGATGATTTTCCAGGAGCCGATGACGGCGTTAAATCCGGTGCTGACCATTGGCGAGCAGCTTTGCGAACCGCTGATCCGCCATCGCGGTGAAACACCGAAAGCGGCCTGGCAGCATGCCACGCAATTGATTCACGAGGTCGGGCTGGCGCGCGCGGAAAGCCTGATGAGCAGTTATCCGCATCAGCTTTCCGGCGGCATGTTGCAACGTATCATGATTGCCATGGCGTTGAGCTGCCAGCCAAAACTGCTGATTGCCGACGAACCGACCACCGCGCTGGATGTCACCGTGCAGGCGCAAATCTTGCGGCTGCTGCGCGATCAGGCGCGGGCGCAGCAGATGGCGTTAATGCTCATCACCCACGATTTAGGCGTGATTGCGCAGATGGCGGAACATGTGGTGGTGATGTACGCCGGGCGCGTTGTTGAGCAGGGGCCGACCGCCGAGGTGCTGCGTAACCCGCTGCATCCGTATACCAAAGGGCTGATTGCCTCGCGCCCGGTGCCGGGCGAGCGGCGACGTCGGCTTTATTCCATTCCCGGCCAGGTGCCCGATCTCGCCGCGTTGCCGCCGTATTGCGCCTTTTACGATCGCTGCGAACGCGCCACGGCGCAGTGCCGTCGCGGGGTTCCGCCGTTGATCGGCCAGACCCGGCAGGCGGCCTGTATTCACAGTGAATTCGCGGAGCCGGTCGCATGA
- a CDS encoding LysR family transcriptional regulator, translated as MELHQLRCFIAVADELHFGHAAQKLDMLPSALGRYIKLLEEDLGTRLLTRSTRNVALTAHGTLFLPEARELIERADDIQKRFQKLARQNAGRLRIGAIDSAAVSLIPHVLHHFREQWPEVELSFLEDKSSRLLPKLKTGRLDLIFIRPQSLMDSALFSQFLFYEDVVLAISEKHPLANRTEINVEDLRDIPLIVPEKRVRPHSYDLTLSLFDHAGFKPNLMQIADEKQTIINMVAAELGAAVMPRWVMRMASLNIKFLPIGQGYENIRSKLPMSAVWVKGARDDARDNMMKIVMDELPVIAGLY; from the coding sequence GTGGAACTTCATCAGCTCAGGTGTTTTATCGCCGTGGCGGACGAGCTGCATTTTGGCCACGCGGCGCAAAAGCTGGATATGCTGCCTTCCGCGCTTGGCCGTTACATTAAGTTGCTGGAAGAGGATCTCGGCACGCGTTTACTGACGCGTTCAACACGCAATGTTGCTTTAACCGCGCACGGCACGCTGTTTTTACCGGAAGCGCGGGAACTGATTGAGCGCGCTGATGATATACAAAAACGTTTTCAGAAACTGGCGCGGCAAAATGCCGGTCGCTTGCGCATCGGCGCGATCGACAGCGCGGCTGTCAGCCTGATCCCCCATGTGCTGCACCATTTTCGCGAGCAATGGCCAGAGGTAGAACTGAGTTTTCTGGAAGATAAATCGTCGCGCCTGTTGCCGAAGTTAAAAACCGGCAGGCTGGATCTGATATTCATTCGCCCGCAAAGCCTGATGGACAGTGCGCTGTTCAGCCAGTTCTTATTTTACGAAGATGTGGTGCTGGCGATTTCTGAAAAGCATCCGCTGGCGAACCGCACAGAAATAAATGTCGAAGACCTGCGCGATATTCCTCTGATCGTGCCGGAAAAACGCGTGCGTCCGCACAGCTACGATTTAACGCTGAGCCTGTTTGATCATGCGGGCTTTAAGCCGAATCTGATGCAGATTGCTGATGAAAAACAAACCATCATTAATATGGTGGCGGCGGAACTTGGCGCGGCGGTAATGCCGCGTTGGGTAATGCGCATGGCGTCGCTAAATATTAAATTTCTGCCGATTGGCCAGGGCTACGAAAATATCCGCAGCAAGTTACCGATGTCGGCCGTGTGGGTAAAAGGGGCGCGGGACGATGCGCGGGACAATATGATGAAAATCGTCATGGACGAATTGCCGGTAATTGCGGGTCTGTATTAG
- a CDS encoding MFS transporter: protein MNSTTEQVTLRKISWRIVPFVMFAYFIAFFDRINIGFAALTMNQDLGFSSTVFGIGAGMFFIGYFLTDIPSNVILLKVGPRIWLARIMVSWGIIAACMMLVETSTGFYILRFLLGVAEAGFFSGIILYLSTWFPIKRRAQVIAFFMAAAPISSMLGSPLAGTILSMHGAFGLKGWQLMFMLDSVAAVLLGIFTFFYLNDRPEKNRWLNKEETQWLITTLADENQNKAGQAKTSIWKGLTDIRVLTLAVVYFGTSAGLYSLNIWSPQFIKSFGLSTFQIGFINAIPAALSIVAMILWAKHSDKTKERTWHVVSACLFACLGFVLAGSVHSLPLAIFALVMANVGISSCKPPLWSIPSLFLNGPAAAAGLAAINSIGNLGGFAGPAVIGWLKETTGDFSLALYCVAGMLVVSAVLTLSIEISRKRKAMKNALA, encoded by the coding sequence ATGAACTCTACAACTGAACAGGTCACGCTCAGGAAAATATCCTGGCGGATCGTACCCTTCGTGATGTTCGCGTATTTTATTGCATTTTTTGATCGTATAAATATCGGTTTTGCCGCCCTGACTATGAATCAAGATCTGGGATTTTCATCCACGGTTTTTGGTATTGGCGCGGGCATGTTTTTTATTGGTTATTTCTTAACGGATATTCCGTCAAACGTTATTCTGCTAAAAGTCGGGCCGCGTATTTGGCTGGCGCGCATTATGGTGAGCTGGGGAATTATTGCCGCTTGCATGATGCTTGTTGAAACCTCGACAGGGTTTTATATTCTGCGTTTTTTATTAGGCGTTGCCGAAGCAGGATTTTTCTCCGGCATTATTCTCTATTTGAGCACCTGGTTTCCCATTAAACGCCGTGCGCAGGTGATTGCCTTTTTTATGGCCGCCGCACCGATCTCTTCGATGCTCGGTTCCCCGCTGGCGGGCACGATTTTGAGCATGCATGGCGCATTCGGTCTGAAAGGCTGGCAGCTGATGTTTATGCTGGATTCTGTGGCCGCAGTCCTGCTCGGCATTTTCACCTTTTTCTACTTAAACGATCGCCCGGAGAAAAACCGCTGGCTGAATAAAGAAGAGACCCAGTGGCTGATTACGACACTGGCGGACGAAAATCAGAACAAAGCAGGCCAGGCCAAAACCAGTATCTGGAAAGGGCTGACTGACATCCGCGTGCTGACGCTGGCCGTGGTCTATTTCGGCACCTCCGCAGGCCTTTATTCCCTGAATATCTGGTCGCCACAATTCATTAAATCTTTTGGCTTAAGTACTTTCCAAATCGGCTTTATTAACGCGATTCCCGCCGCGCTGTCGATTGTCGCGATGATCCTGTGGGCGAAGCATTCCGATAAAACCAAAGAGCGCACCTGGCACGTTGTCAGCGCGTGTCTGTTCGCTTGCCTGGGCTTTGTGCTGGCCGGTTCGGTTCACAGCCTGCCGCTGGCGATATTCGCACTGGTAATGGCGAACGTCGGCATCTCTTCCTGCAAACCGCCGCTGTGGAGCATTCCGTCGCTGTTCCTGAATGGCCCGGCCGCTGCGGCTGGCCTGGCGGCAATCAACTCAATTGGCAACCTCGGCGGCTTTGCTGGCCCGGCGGTCATCGGCTGGCTGAAAGAGACCACCGGCGACTTCTCCCTCGCCCTTTACTGCGTGGCGGGCATGTTGGTGGTCTCCGCTGTTTTGACCCTCTCTATCGAAATCAGCCGTAAACGCAAGGCAATGAAAAACGCATTAGCCTGA
- the ttdB gene encoding L(+)-tartrate dehydratase subunit beta translates to MKKVLTTPIKDEDLLALKPGEIVYLTGTLVTCRDVAHRRLIELKRELPVDLNGLAIFHAGPIVVEKGENEFEMISIGPTTSMRMEKFEKEFIEQTGVKLIVGKGGMGPNTEEGCRTHKAVHAVFPGGCAVLAATCVEKIEDAQWRDLGMPETLWVNKVKEFGPLIISIDCEGNNLFEENKKIYNARKLPIIEEINQQIKFIK, encoded by the coding sequence ATGAAAAAAGTGCTGACCACGCCAATCAAAGACGAAGATTTGCTGGCGCTGAAGCCGGGTGAAATCGTCTATCTGACCGGGACGCTGGTGACCTGCCGTGACGTGGCGCACCGCCGTCTGATTGAGCTAAAACGCGAGTTGCCGGTGGATCTGAACGGCCTGGCGATTTTCCACGCAGGCCCGATCGTGGTGGAAAAAGGGGAAAACGAGTTCGAGATGATCTCTATCGGCCCGACCACCAGCATGCGCATGGAGAAGTTCGAGAAAGAGTTTATCGAGCAAACCGGCGTGAAGCTGATTGTCGGCAAAGGCGGCATGGGGCCGAACACTGAAGAAGGTTGCCGCACGCATAAAGCGGTACATGCGGTGTTCCCTGGCGGCTGCGCGGTGCTGGCCGCCACCTGCGTGGAGAAAATCGAAGATGCTCAGTGGCGCGATCTCGGCATGCCGGAAACCCTGTGGGTGAATAAGGTCAAAGAGTTCGGTCCGTTAATTATTTCCATCGACTGTGAAGGCAATAATTTATTCGAAGAGAATAAGAAGATTTATAACGCGCGAAAGCTGCCGATTATTGAAGAGATTAATCAGCAGATTAAATTTATTAAATAA